The Oryzias melastigma strain HK-1 linkage group LG13, ASM292280v2, whole genome shotgun sequence genome window below encodes:
- the dnajc30b gene encoding uncharacterized protein dnajc30b, with translation MAEVSHRLGRLTALRVRNNRPVGAGGASGCLPTSCHRGLCTSSEEEKRREDQTLSRWNTTGQIPKKLWGCRKSEYEQEEEGILLLDPSFDLTSFGLVRCSEPPESPVPLHASGVLLQNKKCLKSLWSRGSMSAPPETFLPPHQLRGFCTVVLILTDQGTSRLRLLKLHPDTFKVSQTRGHSSKSDKVLLHRSRTAYYDILRVSPSATQSQVKTAYYKQSFVYHPDKNPGSKEASQRFSEISEAYTVLGNISLRKKYDRGILSQSDIQSAGRPSSKEPASKPAAPQHQQAQQRARRFSQMGGKPMFDFDAFYRAHYGEQLQRERELRLYKKHMEEMQEKRRRRWRDQKIMEVAVTMILTMAGVIIVSLSRP, from the coding sequence ATGGCAGAGGTCAGCCACCGGCTGGGCCGTCTGACAGCTCTCAGAGTTCGCAATAACCGCCCGGTTGGTGCCGGCGGAGCCTCTGGCTGCCTTCCGACGAGCTGCCACCGCGGTCTCTGTACAAGCTCAGAAGAAGAGAAACGAAGAGAAGACCAGACGCTTTCGAGATGGAATACAACTGGACAAATTCCTAAGAAACTTTGGGGCTGTAGGAAAAGCGAATATGAACAGGAGGAAGAAGGGATTTTACTGCTTGACCCTAGTTTTGATTTGACTTCGTTTGGTTTAGTGAGATGTTCAGAACCTCCAGAGAGTCCTGTACCCCTGCACGCCTCTGGGGTGCTTCTCCAGAACAAGAAGTGTCTTAAATCCCTCTGGAGCAGAGGATCTATGTCAGCCCCTCCAGAGACTTTCCTGCCCCCTCATCAGCTCAGAGGTTTTTGCACGGTTGTCCTCATTCTGACAGATCAGGGAACAAGCAGGCTGAGACTTTTGAAGCTTCACCCAGATACTTTTAAAGTATCCCAAACAAGAGGCCACAGCTCCAAGTCAGACAAGGTTCTTCTGCACAGAAGCAGGACGGCGTATTATGACATCCTCAGAGTGTCACCCTCTGCTACCCAATCTCAGGTCAAGACAGCATACTACAAGCAGTCCTTCGTCTATCACCCTGACAAGAACCCGGGGAGCAAGGAGGCAAGCCAGCGGTTCTCTGAAATCAGTGAGGCTTACACCGTTCTGGGCAACATCAGCCTGAGGAAGAAGTACGACCGGGGCATCTTAAGCCAGTCTGACATCCAAAGTGCTGGGAGACCTTCATCTAAGGAACCAGCAAGTAAACCTGCAGCCCCCCAGCACCAGCAGGCCCAGCAGAGAGCCAGGCGGTTTTCCCAAATGGGTGGAAAACCCATGTTTGACTTTGACGCCTTTTACCGAGCTCACTATGGGGAGCAGCTTCAGAGAGAAAGGGAACTGAGGCTCTATAAGAAACACATGGAGGAGATGCAGGAGAAGAGGCGCCGGCGCTGGAGGGATCAGAAAATAATGGAAGTGGCTGTGACAATGATTTTGACCATGGCGGGGGTCATCATTGTCAGTCTTAGCAGGCCCTGA
- the LOC112149767 gene encoding SH2B adapter protein 2, producing the protein MNGAVQPGSPELSSSCPLPDWREFCELHARASAADFANKFQRFLLENPCYDSPGADTSFSQHFAHHFLECFSAALTQARESKASSPGEEGSNAAPKYSIVPFLGIQGCPLSYGHDLYQKRKDAGASTESLDSMDSGGGGIDGGGIGTTASRGRPTTHKVSALGQSRSSEDVSVSHPKARFKKGFSLRNMSLCVVDGVKEMWHRRASPEPEAPTGARKANGGGGEAPAPAAAAGGEKWSQKLRLPRGSQGHKAELLEIQREGALRYMVADDTNCMGAAQWQKCRLLLRKTKREEGGDKFMLEFYVPPKSSKPKVSIPLSAIVEVRTTMPLEMPDKDNTFVLKVENGGEYILETIDSLQKNSWVADIQDCIDPSDSGDDIELASCPHGQASKDCSMVTSCSCELLSEGVYRAPERPCSTAVEHYSAPSVRCREPSFTQHPSHMPLERFLQSPEAQNSSAGGGEGSKESEGDASLVGYPWFHGTLSRVRAAQLVLTGGSISHGLFVIRQSETRPGEYVLTFNFQGKAKHLRLSVNENGQCHVHHLWFHTVSDMLRHFHTHPIPLESGGSADITLRSYVQVQRSSTTDVTVPPVLTPPREAACRAEAAQPALHTSGVTAPAGPPSDAPLSSSTSSSPIALPSLSRSDPGTGGGGGVGGGLQSRSNSSERLLDASSGSSEDYHDADGTRRARAVENQYSFY; encoded by the exons ATGAACGGAGCGGTGCAGCCTGGTAGCCCGGAGCTCTCCTCCTCGTGCCCGCTGCCAGACTGGCGAGAGTTCTGCGAGCTTCACGCTCGAGCTTCTGCTGCAGACTTTGCCAACAAGTTCCAGCGCTTTCTGTTGGAAAACCCCTGCTACGACTCCCCCGGAGCGGACACCAGCTTCTCCCAGCACTTTGCCCATCACTTTTTGGAGTGCTTCTCTGCAGCGCTCACTCAGGCAAGAGAGAGCAAAGCGTCCTCCCCCGGGGAGGAGGGCTCCAACGCAGCCCCCAAGTACAGCATCGTTCCTTTCCTGGGAATCCAGGGTTGCCCGCTGTCCTACGGCCACGACCTTTACCAGAAGCGCAAAGACGCTGGGGCTTCAACTGAATCCCTGGACAGCATGGACAGTGGAGGGGGCGGGATAGACGGGGGAGGCATCGGCACCACCGCCTCCCGAGGCCGCCCAACCACTCACAAGGTGTCCGCTCTGGGACAGTCCCGCAGCTCTGAGGACGTATCGGTCAGTCACCCGAAAGCGCGcttcaaaaaaggtttttcccTGAGGAACATGAGCCTCTGTGTGGTGGACGGGGTGAAGGAGATGTGGCACAGGCGCGCCTCCCCCGAACCAGAGGCTCCTACTGGGGCCAGGAAAGCAAacggaggaggaggggaggcgCCGGCGCCGGCGGCAGCGGCAGGGGGAGAGAAGTGGTCCCAAAAGCTGCGGCTTCCAAGAGGCTCCCAGGGCCACAAGGCGGAGCTCCTGGAAATCCAGAGGGAGGGGGCGCTGAGGTACATGGTGGCCGATGACACAAACTGTATGGGGGCCGCTCAGTGGCAGAAATGTCGCCTGCTGCTGAGGAAGACCAAGAGGGAGGAAGGAGGCGACAAGTTCATGCTGGAGTTTTACGTGCCACCAAAG TCCTCAAAACCCAAAGTCAGCATCCCTCTGTCAGCCATTGTGGAGGTGAGGACCACCATGCCGCTGGAAATGCCCGACAAGGACAACACTTTTGTACTGAAG GTGGAAAATGGGGGAGAATACATCCTGGAAACCATCGACTCCTTACAGAAGAACTCGTGGGTTGCTGACATCCAGGACTGCATAGACCCCAG TGACAGCGGTGACGACATTGAGCTGGCATCGTGTCCCCACGGTCAGGCCTCCAAAGACTGCTCCATGGTGACCTCGTGCAGCTGTGAGCTGCTGTCTGAAG GTGTGTACCGGGCTCCAGAGAGGCCTTGTTCTACAGCTGTAGAGCACTACAGCGCCCCCTCAGTCCGTTGCAGGGAACCCTCTTTTACCCAGCACCCCTCCCACATGCCTTTAGAGCGCTTCCTTCAGTCCCCAGAGGCTCAGAATTCTTCTGCAG GTGGTGGAGAAGGATCCAAAGAGTCAGAGGGGGACGCCAGCCTGGTGGGCTACCCATGGTTCCACGGTACGCTGTCTCGCGTGCGGGCGGCCCAGCTGGTGCTCACAGGCGGGTCCATAAGCCACGGGCTTTTTGTGATTCGCCAGAGCGAGACACGACCTGGCGAGTATGTTCTCACCTTCAACTTCCAGGGCAAAGCCAAG CATCTACGCTTGTCTGTTAATGAGAACGGACAGTGCCACGTGCATCACCTGTGGTTCCACACCGTCTCGGACATGCTGAGGCACTTCCACACCCACCCAATCCCGCTGGAATCTGGCGGCTCCGCCGACATTACGTTACGCTCCTATGTGCAGGTGCAGCGAAGCTCCACTACAG ATGTGACCGTGCCTCCAGTCCTCACCCCTCCCAGGGAAGCAGCCTGCAGAGCAGAAGCAGCTCAGCCCGCTCTTCACACCTCTGGAGTGACAGCGCCTGCGGGGCCTCCCTCTGATGCCCCCCTGTCGTCCAGCACCTCTTCCTCACCAATTGCTCTTCCTTCCCTCTCCCGAAGTGACCCTGGTaccggaggaggaggaggagtaggAGGAGGCCTGCAGAGCCGAAGTAACAGCTCGGAACGGCTGCTGGATGCCTCTAGTGGATCGTCCGAGGACTACCACGACGCAGACGGGACTCGGAGGGCCCGAGCCGTGGAGAACCAGTACTCTTTCTACTAA